The following are encoded together in the Cheilinus undulatus linkage group 3, ASM1832078v1, whole genome shotgun sequence genome:
- the LOC121506763 gene encoding protein LSM14 homolog B-like isoform X2 translates to MSGGGGTPYIGSKISLISKAQIRYEGILSSVDTERSTVALAKVKSYGTEDRHTDRPVPPKDEIYEYIIFRGSDIKDITVSEPPKPHHGLPRDPAIVQSSIGNPSAAYHPRWSPYRDMMPTYNQLAASSLLNQQYNAALGLGLHGIPARRAPMVEQAVQTVPQTSTAQKRGKTVTQPQGKQPTRPSQRSTRAGSQAQKENLPTSRALSQPSVTKTQGQGTEIPKQRQKQGSRRPRNRSRGQLLVKNSKASTLQFESDFDFETANAQFKDDLTKEVVVENVDSGEVQEGQVMLEEETLGDKYYDKAKCFFDNISSDLKPRRTTWAEEKKLNMETFGVPGRFLRGRGFRGRGRSGQSTTDQRTLPKIGSGRV, encoded by the exons atgagtggtGGAGGAGGAACCCCTTACATTGGCAGTAAGATAAGTTTAATATCAAAGGCACAGATTCGCTATGAGGGTATATTGTCCTCTGTCGACACGGAGAGGTCGACGGTTGCCTTAGCCAAAG TTAAATCCTATGGCACAGAGGACCGGCACACAGACAGACCAGTGCCACCCAAAGATGAAATTTATGAGTACATAATCTTCAGAGGCAGCGACATTAAAGACATCACAGTGTCAGAACCACCAAAACCACATCATGGGCTGCCTCGTGACCCAGCTATTGTACAG TCATCTATTGGCAACCCCTCTGCTGCTTATCACCCACGCTGGAGTCCATACAGAGACATGATGCCCACCTACAACCAGCTGGCTGCTAGTTCTCTACTGAACCAGCAGTACAACGCAGCCCTGGGTCTAG GACTCCACGGCATCCCTGCCAGAAGAGCTCCCATGGTGGAGCAGGCTGTCCAGACTGTACCACAGACCAGCACTGCCCAGAAAAGAGGGAAGACTGTAACCCAGCCACAAGGCAAACAGCCTACACGTCCCAGCCAGCGATCCACCCGGGCTGGTTCCCAGGCTCAGAAAGAGAATTTACCCACCA GTCGGGCCCTATCTCAGCCAAGTGTCACCAAGACTCAAGGTCAAGGAACAGAGATTccaaaacaaaggcaaaaacaag GCAGTCGCAGGCCTAGAAATCGAAGCAGAGGCCAACTTCTTGTGAAAAACTCGAAGGCTTCAACCTTGCAGTTTGAGtctgattttgattttgaaactgCAAATGCTCAGTTTAAAGATGACCTTACAAAGGAGGTTGTAG TTGAAAATGTGGATTCCGGGGAGGTCCAGGAAGGCCAGGTCATGCTAGAGGAGGAAACACTGGGTGACAAGTACTACGACAAAGCAAAATGCTTCTTTGACAACATCTCATCAGACCTCAAACCCAG GAGAACCACCTGGGCCGAGGAGAAAAAGCTTAACATGGAAACCTTTGGAGTCCCAGGTCGCTTCCTTAGAGGCAGAGGATTCAGGGGCCGAGGCCGTAGCGGGCAGAGCACAACTGACCAACGGACCCTCCCAAAAATAGGCAGTGGGAGGGTGTGA
- the LOC121506763 gene encoding protein LSM14 homolog B-like isoform X1 gives MSGGGGTPYIGSKISLISKAQIRYEGILSSVDTERSTVALAKVKSYGTEDRHTDRPVPPKDEIYEYIIFRGSDIKDITVSEPPKPHHGLPRDPAIVQVCGSERSSIGNPSAAYHPRWSPYRDMMPTYNQLAASSLLNQQYNAALGLGLHGIPARRAPMVEQAVQTVPQTSTAQKRGKTVTQPQGKQPTRPSQRSTRAGSQAQKENLPTSRALSQPSVTKTQGQGTEIPKQRQKQGSRRPRNRSRGQLLVKNSKASTLQFESDFDFETANAQFKDDLTKEVVVENVDSGEVQEGQVMLEEETLGDKYYDKAKCFFDNISSDLKPRRTTWAEEKKLNMETFGVPGRFLRGRGFRGRGRSGQSTTDQRTLPKIGSGRV, from the exons atgagtggtGGAGGAGGAACCCCTTACATTGGCAGTAAGATAAGTTTAATATCAAAGGCACAGATTCGCTATGAGGGTATATTGTCCTCTGTCGACACGGAGAGGTCGACGGTTGCCTTAGCCAAAG TTAAATCCTATGGCACAGAGGACCGGCACACAGACAGACCAGTGCCACCCAAAGATGAAATTTATGAGTACATAATCTTCAGAGGCAGCGACATTAAAGACATCACAGTGTCAGAACCACCAAAACCACATCATGGGCTGCCTCGTGACCCAGCTATTGTACAGGTGTGTGGCTCAGAGagg TCATCTATTGGCAACCCCTCTGCTGCTTATCACCCACGCTGGAGTCCATACAGAGACATGATGCCCACCTACAACCAGCTGGCTGCTAGTTCTCTACTGAACCAGCAGTACAACGCAGCCCTGGGTCTAG GACTCCACGGCATCCCTGCCAGAAGAGCTCCCATGGTGGAGCAGGCTGTCCAGACTGTACCACAGACCAGCACTGCCCAGAAAAGAGGGAAGACTGTAACCCAGCCACAAGGCAAACAGCCTACACGTCCCAGCCAGCGATCCACCCGGGCTGGTTCCCAGGCTCAGAAAGAGAATTTACCCACCA GTCGGGCCCTATCTCAGCCAAGTGTCACCAAGACTCAAGGTCAAGGAACAGAGATTccaaaacaaaggcaaaaacaag GCAGTCGCAGGCCTAGAAATCGAAGCAGAGGCCAACTTCTTGTGAAAAACTCGAAGGCTTCAACCTTGCAGTTTGAGtctgattttgattttgaaactgCAAATGCTCAGTTTAAAGATGACCTTACAAAGGAGGTTGTAG TTGAAAATGTGGATTCCGGGGAGGTCCAGGAAGGCCAGGTCATGCTAGAGGAGGAAACACTGGGTGACAAGTACTACGACAAAGCAAAATGCTTCTTTGACAACATCTCATCAGACCTCAAACCCAG GAGAACCACCTGGGCCGAGGAGAAAAAGCTTAACATGGAAACCTTTGGAGTCCCAGGTCGCTTCCTTAGAGGCAGAGGATTCAGGGGCCGAGGCCGTAGCGGGCAGAGCACAACTGACCAACGGACCCTCCCAAAAATAGGCAGTGGGAGGGTGTGA